GCGATCAGGCCCGCACGCCGCCGCGCCGAAATCCCGCGGCGGGTCGCTGAATTCGATGGATGGCGGCCGTGCGCTGACATCGATTACCAGTCCTTGGCGACCTTCTCGCCGGTGGTACGTTGCGCGCGTTTCTTCTGCAGCGCCAGTTCATTGTTCTTGAGCGCGTCGAGGAGGCGTTCGGCATCGGCCTTGGTCATGCCCTGCACCGGCTTGGGCTGTCGTTGCTCACGCGGCTGTCCTTCCTGCGGCTGGTCGGGCTGCTGTTGTTGCTGCTGTTGGTCCTGATTGCCGTCCTGGTTTTGCTGTTGCTGCTGCTGATTCTGGGTGGAGTCCTGGTTCTGCTGTTGCTGGTTTTGCTGCTGTTGGCCGGTCGAGTCCTGTTGTTGCTGGTCCTGCTTTTGCTCCTGCTTCTGGCTGGAGGAATCCTGCTGGTTCATCTGACGCAGGGCCATCTCGAGATTGTGCTTGGCATCGAGGTCGGAGGGATTGGCCAACAGCGCCTGCTTGTAGGCCTCGATGGCCGATTCGTATTCCTGCATGCGGTAGAATGTGTTGCCGAGGTTGTAGTAGGCGTTCGGCTTCAGCGTCGGGTCGACATGCGCGATGGCGTTTTGCAGTTCCATCTGCGCGGTGTCAAAGATGCCTTTCTGATGGTAGGCGGAGCCGAGATTGTAGGCCACGCCGGGCTGGTCGGGCCGTTCGACACGGGCGGCGCGGTACTCGGCAATGGCCGAGTCGATCTGCCCTTTCGCCAGCAGTTTGTTGCCGGTGTTGTTGCGCCGGGCAAACTGGTCGGCCTGCGCCGGGACGGTCAGGGCAACGAGGAGAGTGAGGAGTATGGTCAGTCGTAGCGTCATTGGCCAATCACGTCGGGTTATAAGGGGCCGGAAGTTCCTGCCCGTGTTCGGTCCTCACCGTGGCGGCGCGCCGGGCCGGCGCGGGCGGACGGGCAGCGCCATTTCCACCGCCAATAACAGGAATGCCGGGATCAGGAAGTAGTGAAAGCGCTGTTCGAATTCGGTGAACAGACGGCCTTCCATCTCCTTTTTCTCCAGCGTCGACAATTCATCAAAGAGCGCATCAAGTTCCATCTGCGCCGGGCCAGCGCGGAAATAGCGGCCGTTGGTGGCCAGCGCGATCTTTTGCAGGGTGACCTCGTCGAGTTTCGAGAGTACCACCTGGCCGTTTTCGTCCTTCTTGAATCCGATCTGGTTGCCGCGCTCGTCGAATTCGGGGATCGGCTCGCCCTGCGGCGTGCCGATGCCGACGGTGTAGATGCGGATGCCGGCTTCGGCGGCCTTCTGCGCCGCGGCCAGCGGGTCGCC
This portion of the bacterium genome encodes:
- a CDS encoding tetratricopeptide repeat protein, producing MTLRLTILLTLLVALTVPAQADQFARRNNTGNKLLAKGQIDSAIAEYRAARVERPDQPGVAYNLGSAYHQKGIFDTAQMELQNAIAHVDPTLKPNAYYNLGNTFYRMQEYESAIEAYKQALLANPSDLDAKHNLEMALRQMNQQDSSSQKQEQKQDQQQQDSTGQQQQNQQQQNQDSTQNQQQQQQNQDGNQDQQQQQQQPDQPQEGQPREQRQPKPVQGMTKADAERLLDALKNNELALQKKRAQRTTGEKVAKDW